Proteins encoded within one genomic window of Balaenoptera ricei isolate mBalRic1 chromosome 10, mBalRic1.hap2, whole genome shotgun sequence:
- the RAD51AP1 gene encoding RAD51-associated protein 1 isoform X1, protein MVRPARHKKPVNYSQFEESDSDDDFVPATAPLNKKSRTTQKELKLEKPEPKLKNLQEKDIPLQEKTPKKRMPLDDKLYQRDLEVALALSVKELPTVTIDVEESQDKNIDKHGNSETEAMSKSPHISNCSVASDYLDLDKITEEEDSQGSQRRRKAASQAVVQQRKILLENSDGDGADDSEPDFATGEDSEDDSDFSESEDDESFTVRKSKVKEIKKKEVKGKSPVEKKEKKAKSKRDNVVTSVDSAPVAVKSESWPSPKKVSPSSEATRKPLQIRSPPAESKRPKWVPPAVSGSSSRSPLAGVSVKSPTQSLRLGLSRLARVKPLHPNAASS, encoded by the exons GCACAAGAAGCCAGTCAACTACTCCCAGTTTGAGGAATCTGATAGTGATG ATGATTTTGTTCCTGCAACCGCACCGTTAAATAAAAAATCCAGAACTACACAAAAGGAGTTAAAACTAGAAAAACCAGAACCTAAACTGAAGAATCTCCAGGAAAAAGACATCCCACTACAAGAGAAAACCCCTAAAAAAAG AATGCCTTTAGATGATAAGCTCTACCAGAGAGACCTAGAAGTCGCACTGGCTTTATCAGTGAAGGAACTTCCAACCGTCACCATTGATGTGGAGGAGTCTCAAGATAAAA ACATCGACAAACATGGCAATAGTGAAACAGAAGCAATGAGTAAGTCTCCTCATATCTCCAATTGCAGTGTAGCCAGTGATTATTTAG ATCTGGATAAGATCACTGAGGAGGAGGATTCCCAGGGTTCTCAGCGGAGAAGAAAAGCAGCATCCCAAGCCGTGGTCCAGCAGAGGAAGATTCTTTTGGAAAACAGTGACGGCGACGGTGCTGATGATTCCGAACCAGACTTTGCAACTG GTGAGGATTCTGAGGACGATTCTGATTTTagtgagagtgaagatgatgaaAGTTTCACTGTGAGAAAAAGTaaagttaaagaaattaaaaagaaagaagtgaaagggAAGTCTCCagttgaaaagaaagagaagaaagccaaATCGAAACGGGATAATGTGG tgaCTTCAGTAGATTCTGCTCCTGTTGCTGTCAAGTCGGAATCTTGGCCCTCACCGAAAAAGGTTTCTCCTTCTTCAGAGGCCACTAGGAAGCCGTTACAAATACGAAGTCCTCCAGCTGAAAGCAAGAGACCTAAGTGGGTCCCACCAG CGGTGTCCGGAAGCAGCAGCCGTAGCCCACTGGCAGGAGTGTCTGTGAAGTCTCCAACTCAGAGTCTCCGCCTTGGCTTGTCCCGATTAGCACGAGTTAAACCTTTGCACCCAAATGCTGCTAGTAGCTGA
- the RAD51AP1 gene encoding RAD51-associated protein 1 isoform X3 yields MVRPARHKKPVNYSQFEESDSDDDFVPATAPLNKKSRTTQKELKLEKPEPKLKNLQEKDIPLQEKTPKKRMPLDDKLYQRDLEVALALSVKELPTVTIDVEESQDKNIDKHGNSETEAMSKSPHISNCSVASDYLDLDKITEEEDSQGSQRRRKAASQAVVQQRKILLENSDGDGADDSEPDFATGEDSEDDSDFSESEDDESFTVRKSKVKEIKKKEVKGKSPVEKKEKKAKSKRDNVVTSVDSAPVAVKSESWPSPKKVSPSSEATRKPLQIRSPPAESKRPKWVPPGCQLASCLIRM; encoded by the exons GCACAAGAAGCCAGTCAACTACTCCCAGTTTGAGGAATCTGATAGTGATG ATGATTTTGTTCCTGCAACCGCACCGTTAAATAAAAAATCCAGAACTACACAAAAGGAGTTAAAACTAGAAAAACCAGAACCTAAACTGAAGAATCTCCAGGAAAAAGACATCCCACTACAAGAGAAAACCCCTAAAAAAAG AATGCCTTTAGATGATAAGCTCTACCAGAGAGACCTAGAAGTCGCACTGGCTTTATCAGTGAAGGAACTTCCAACCGTCACCATTGATGTGGAGGAGTCTCAAGATAAAA ACATCGACAAACATGGCAATAGTGAAACAGAAGCAATGAGTAAGTCTCCTCATATCTCCAATTGCAGTGTAGCCAGTGATTATTTAG ATCTGGATAAGATCACTGAGGAGGAGGATTCCCAGGGTTCTCAGCGGAGAAGAAAAGCAGCATCCCAAGCCGTGGTCCAGCAGAGGAAGATTCTTTTGGAAAACAGTGACGGCGACGGTGCTGATGATTCCGAACCAGACTTTGCAACTG GTGAGGATTCTGAGGACGATTCTGATTTTagtgagagtgaagatgatgaaAGTTTCACTGTGAGAAAAAGTaaagttaaagaaattaaaaagaaagaagtgaaagggAAGTCTCCagttgaaaagaaagagaagaaagccaaATCGAAACGGGATAATGTGG tgaCTTCAGTAGATTCTGCTCCTGTTGCTGTCAAGTCGGAATCTTGGCCCTCACCGAAAAAGGTTTCTCCTTCTTCAGAGGCCACTAGGAAGCCGTTACAAATACGAAGTCCTCCAGCTGAAAGCAAGAGACCTAAGTGGGTCCCACCAG GTTGCCAGCTAGCCTCCTGTCTTATACGAATGTGA
- the RAD51AP1 gene encoding RAD51-associated protein 1 isoform X2: MVRPARHKKPVNYSQFEESDSDDDFVPATAPLNKKSRTTQKELKLEKPEPKLKNLQEKDIPLQEKTPKKRMPLDDKLYQRDLEVALALSVKELPTVTIDVEESQDKNIDKHGNSETEAMSKSPHISNCSVASDYLDLDKITEEEDSQGSQRRRKAASQAVVQQRKILLENSDGDGADDSEPDFATGEDSEDDSDFSESEDDESFTVRKSKVKEIKKKEVKGKSPVEKKEKKAKSKRDNVVTSVDSAPVAVKSESWPSPKKVSPSSEATRKPLQIRSPPAESKRPKWVPPALKWMLKTQGNAV; this comes from the exons GCACAAGAAGCCAGTCAACTACTCCCAGTTTGAGGAATCTGATAGTGATG ATGATTTTGTTCCTGCAACCGCACCGTTAAATAAAAAATCCAGAACTACACAAAAGGAGTTAAAACTAGAAAAACCAGAACCTAAACTGAAGAATCTCCAGGAAAAAGACATCCCACTACAAGAGAAAACCCCTAAAAAAAG AATGCCTTTAGATGATAAGCTCTACCAGAGAGACCTAGAAGTCGCACTGGCTTTATCAGTGAAGGAACTTCCAACCGTCACCATTGATGTGGAGGAGTCTCAAGATAAAA ACATCGACAAACATGGCAATAGTGAAACAGAAGCAATGAGTAAGTCTCCTCATATCTCCAATTGCAGTGTAGCCAGTGATTATTTAG ATCTGGATAAGATCACTGAGGAGGAGGATTCCCAGGGTTCTCAGCGGAGAAGAAAAGCAGCATCCCAAGCCGTGGTCCAGCAGAGGAAGATTCTTTTGGAAAACAGTGACGGCGACGGTGCTGATGATTCCGAACCAGACTTTGCAACTG GTGAGGATTCTGAGGACGATTCTGATTTTagtgagagtgaagatgatgaaAGTTTCACTGTGAGAAAAAGTaaagttaaagaaattaaaaagaaagaagtgaaagggAAGTCTCCagttgaaaagaaagagaagaaagccaaATCGAAACGGGATAATGTGG tgaCTTCAGTAGATTCTGCTCCTGTTGCTGTCAAGTCGGAATCTTGGCCCTCACCGAAAAAGGTTTCTCCTTCTTCAGAGGCCACTAGGAAGCCGTTACAAATACGAAGTCCTCCAGCTGAAAGCAAGAGACCTAAGTGGGTCCCACCAG CACTGAAATGGATGCTAAAAACCCAAGGAAATGCAGTTTGA